A part of Bacillus horti genomic DNA contains:
- a CDS encoding UDP-N-acetylglucosamine 1-carboxyvinyltransferase, whose amino-acid sequence MDKLYIQGKTPLRGTVQISSAKNSAVALIPATILADTPTVIENLPNISDVRILAELLEQIGGKVEIKDNDMYVDSTTMSSIPLPNGSVKKLRASYYLMGAMLGRFKRAAVGLPGGCNLGPRPIDQHIKGFEALGAKVTNEHGAIFLEAEELRGSRIYLDVVSVGATINIMLAAVRAKGLTVIENAAKEPEIIDVATLLVSMGAKIKGAGTDVIRIEGVDTLKGCRQPIIPDRIETGTFMIAAAATKGQVLVDNVIPKHMESVSSKLREMGVIVEERDDSILVDATAADLKAVDIKTLVHPGFPTDLQQSMTTLLTQAEGTSIVTDTIYSHRFKHTDELRRMGANIKVEGRSAIITGPTALQGTKVTASDLRAGSALVIAGLISSGITEISGVEHIDRGYENLQAKLKALGAETWRKSDTLDQEVKEKVNQ is encoded by the coding sequence ATGGACAAATTATATATTCAAGGAAAAACTCCTTTAAGGGGCACTGTTCAGATTAGTAGTGCCAAGAATAGTGCTGTTGCTCTAATTCCAGCTACTATTTTAGCCGATACGCCGACAGTCATTGAGAACCTACCCAATATCAGTGATGTACGTATTTTAGCTGAACTTTTAGAGCAAATCGGAGGCAAGGTAGAGATTAAAGACAATGACATGTACGTAGATTCTACGACAATGTCATCAATCCCTCTGCCCAATGGAAGTGTAAAAAAACTTCGTGCTTCCTATTATCTTATGGGAGCTATGCTAGGTAGGTTTAAGCGAGCAGCTGTTGGCCTTCCTGGGGGCTGTAATTTAGGACCGCGTCCTATAGATCAGCATATCAAAGGCTTTGAAGCTTTAGGAGCGAAAGTAACCAATGAGCATGGAGCCATCTTTTTAGAGGCTGAGGAGCTTAGAGGCTCACGGATTTATTTAGATGTTGTGAGCGTTGGAGCTACAATTAATATCATGCTGGCGGCTGTGAGAGCTAAAGGGCTAACGGTTATCGAGAACGCAGCCAAAGAGCCAGAAATTATTGATGTTGCCACGCTACTTGTTTCTATGGGAGCCAAGATAAAGGGAGCAGGAACAGATGTGATAAGAATTGAAGGTGTCGATACCCTTAAGGGCTGTAGACAACCGATTATCCCCGATCGTATTGAGACGGGCACATTTATGATTGCTGCTGCGGCAACGAAGGGACAGGTACTTGTAGATAACGTTATTCCTAAGCATATGGAGTCTGTTTCTTCTAAGCTTAGAGAGATGGGTGTGATTGTGGAAGAGAGGGATGACTCGATACTAGTGGATGCTACGGCAGCAGATTTAAAAGCTGTCGACATTAAAACATTAGTTCATCCAGGGTTTCCCACTGACCTTCAGCAATCTATGACTACACTCCTGACACAAGCGGAAGGAACAAGCATTGTAACCGATACAATATATAGTCATCGCTTTAAGCATACGGATGAATTAAGACGTATGGGTGCAAATATTAAGGTTGAAGGACGTTCTGCAATTATTACTGGTCCAACAGCCTTGCAAGGCACTAAGGTGACGGCATCGGATCTACGTGCGGGCTCAGCTTTGGTTATTGCTGGACTTATCTCTTCAGGAATAACAGAAATAAGTGGTGT
- the fsa gene encoding fructose-6-phosphate aldolase, protein MKIFLDTANIDEIKKAYELGVIAGVTTNPSLVAKEGIDFKERLQEICAIVSGSVSAEVISEHAEGMVEEGEDLAKIAPQITVKIPMTLEGLKAVNILSSKQIKTNVTLIFSANQALLAARAGASYVSPFLGRLDDIGHNGMQLIEDIEQIFSIHNIATEIIAASIRHPLHVTEAALRGAHIGTMPYSVIEQISKHPLTDAGIEKFLADWEKAQKSN, encoded by the coding sequence ATGAAAATCTTCTTAGACACAGCTAATATAGATGAAATAAAAAAGGCGTATGAGCTAGGTGTTATTGCCGGTGTAACAACAAACCCAAGCTTAGTAGCGAAGGAAGGAATTGACTTCAAAGAGCGATTACAAGAGATTTGTGCCATTGTTTCAGGCTCTGTTAGTGCAGAGGTTATTAGTGAGCACGCTGAAGGAATGGTGGAGGAAGGAGAGGATCTGGCTAAGATCGCTCCGCAAATCACCGTTAAAATTCCTATGACTCTTGAGGGCTTAAAAGCGGTAAATATTCTTTCTAGCAAACAAATCAAGACGAATGTCACCCTTATTTTTTCAGCAAATCAAGCGCTACTAGCTGCACGTGCAGGGGCGAGCTATGTCTCTCCTTTCTTAGGTCGACTTGATGATATTGGGCATAATGGAATGCAATTAATTGAAGATATCGAGCAGATTTTTTCAATCCATAATATAGCGACTGAAATTATTGCGGCATCCATTCGTCATCCTCTTCATGTTACAGAAGCAGCTTTGCGAGGGGCGCATATTGGAACTATGCCGTATTCCGTTATTGAGCAGATTTCCAAGCATCCACTAACAGACGCTGGAATTGAGAAGTTTTTAGCTGATTGGGAGAAGGCGCAAAAATCAAACTAA